The following proteins are encoded in a genomic region of Paenibacillus sp. FSL H3-0469:
- a CDS encoding ABC transporter permease — MTEYLIRRVLQSVLVIFLITILTFLLIHAAPGGPTQVMLAPGLTPEIFEQQAKNLGLDQPIHIQYIHWIGDLLQGDLGYTFKNHIAISDLLWPRIGNTIILMGAAWLVSLLIAIPWGIYNSTKVYGLSDQTASFISYLGFAMPTFWFGILLQQWLSLKLDWFPLSDMHTRGKEDSIADLFMHLVLPVTVLALGFLASYMKYARASMLEVLDQDYIRTARAKGVKERKVVFRHALRNALIPIITILGLDLPILVGGAALTENVFNWPGMGRWFVEMATAREYSALMAVTIVTAVMVVIGNLLADILYVVVDPRVKLGKQGGKAA; from the coding sequence ATGACAGAATACCTGATACGTAGAGTGCTTCAATCGGTACTGGTCATCTTTCTGATTACCATACTAACCTTTCTTCTCATCCATGCGGCTCCGGGAGGACCCACACAAGTGATGCTGGCCCCGGGCTTGACTCCCGAAATCTTCGAGCAGCAGGCCAAGAATCTGGGTCTGGATCAGCCGATTCATATCCAGTACATCCACTGGATCGGCGACCTGCTGCAAGGGGATCTGGGATATACCTTCAAGAACCATATTGCGATCTCGGACCTGCTCTGGCCGCGTATCGGCAATACCATAATCCTGATGGGGGCGGCTTGGCTGGTATCCCTGCTGATCGCAATCCCCTGGGGAATCTACAATAGTACCAAAGTCTATGGTTTATCGGATCAGACGGCTTCGTTCATTTCCTATCTGGGCTTCGCCATGCCGACCTTCTGGTTCGGGATTCTATTGCAGCAGTGGCTGTCGCTCAAGCTGGACTGGTTCCCATTGTCGGATATGCATACAAGAGGCAAGGAAGACAGTATAGCTGATTTATTCATGCATCTGGTGCTGCCGGTAACTGTGCTGGCACTTGGTTTCCTGGCTTCTTATATGAAGTATGCGCGGGCCAGTATGCTGGAGGTGCTGGATCAGGATTATATCCGGACGGCACGGGCCAAAGGCGTCAAGGAACGCAAGGTGGTCTTCCGCCATGCCCTGCGCAATGCACTAATTCCAATTATTACGATACTAGGTCTTGATCTTCCGATCCTGGTGGGAGGGGCCGCACTAACAGAGAATGTATTCAACTGGCCGGGAATGGGCCGTTGGTTCGTAGAGATGGCCACTGCACGCGAATATTCGGCACTGATGGCGGTGACTATCGTCACGGCTGTGATGGTCGTCATTGGCAATCTTCTGGCAGATATACTGTATGTCGTAGTTGATCCCCGGGTGAAGCTCGGCAAGCAAGGGGGGAAGGCAGCATGA
- a CDS encoding ABC transporter ATP-binding protein yields MAQKLLEIRKLTAGFATEKGLLKATDGISLTVNKGQTVCIVGESGSGKSVTSLAIMRLIDYAGGMILDGQIDFHGQDLGVKSQEEMREIRGNQIAMIFQDPMSSLNPVFTIGEQIAESLRLHQNKKDAEALKLAVDLIRLVGIPAPEIRAKQYPHELSGGMCQRVVIAIALACNPELLIADEPTTALDVTVQAQILDLLRKLQSELGMSILLITHDMGVAAEMADRIAVMYAGAIVEEGGVEEIFDHPSHPYTIGLLQSIPGFEGGRGGELYTISGTIPPIGQLPAGCRFHPRCPHAMEICRNQEPPDFLISDEHRAACWLFKDKPVSADTSREAKRA; encoded by the coding sequence ATGGCGCAAAAACTACTCGAAATCCGGAAGCTAACCGCCGGCTTCGCGACAGAGAAGGGGCTGCTCAAAGCAACTGACGGCATCTCCCTTACGGTGAATAAAGGTCAGACGGTCTGTATTGTAGGCGAATCCGGCAGCGGCAAAAGTGTCACCTCGCTGGCGATCATGCGCCTGATCGATTATGCGGGCGGTATGATCCTGGATGGACAGATTGACTTCCATGGACAGGATCTGGGGGTGAAGAGCCAGGAGGAGATGCGGGAAATCCGCGGCAACCAGATCGCTATGATCTTCCAGGACCCGATGTCTTCGCTCAATCCGGTCTTCACCATAGGCGAGCAGATCGCTGAGAGTCTGCGGCTGCATCAGAATAAGAAGGATGCAGAAGCGCTGAAGCTGGCGGTAGATCTAATAAGATTGGTGGGCATACCCGCACCGGAGATCCGTGCGAAGCAGTACCCGCATGAGCTGTCCGGCGGGATGTGCCAGCGCGTAGTCATTGCGATTGCACTGGCCTGTAACCCCGAACTGCTGATTGCCGATGAGCCGACCACCGCGCTTGATGTTACTGTGCAGGCGCAGATACTGGATCTGCTGCGCAAGCTTCAGTCGGAGCTTGGCATGTCCATCCTGCTGATTACCCACGACATGGGGGTGGCCGCTGAGATGGCGGACCGAATTGCTGTCATGTATGCGGGTGCTATCGTGGAAGAGGGCGGTGTGGAAGAGATCTTCGACCATCCCAGCCATCCTTATACGATAGGTCTGCTCCAGTCAATTCCGGGGTTCGAAGGCGGACGGGGAGGCGAGCTCTATACGATCAGCGGAACAATTCCGCCGATCGGACAGCTGCCTGCGGGCTGCCGCTTCCACCCGCGCTGTCCGCATGCGATGGAGATCTGCCGGAACCAGGAGCCGCCGGATTTCCTGATCTCTGATGAACACCGGGCCGCTTGCTGGCTGTTCAAGGATAAGCCGGTTTCAGCGGATACCAGCAGGGAGGCGAAGCGCGCATGA
- a CDS encoding ABC transporter substrate-binding protein — MAKKRKWWSGLLVLSLVGVLFTGCSTNNTAGSSTNAPAATTAPAESAAPEATEAPAADAPVDGGTLVTSSFSDIVNINPLLVNDTASGDVAQFVFAKLYNLDREGNVQAEDWSLAAALPEISEDGLTYTVKLKDTAKWSDGQPVVADDVIYTIETAKNKETGSPLISQYDKVKTVEKVDDHTVKFTMSQIYAPFLYALVQEIVPAHVLKDVKPTEMQKNPFGTDPAKTVTSGPWKWTAWKQGESHTMDADPNYWGTVKPHIAQVIYKIYADQNTEVQAIMKGDTDHISAIPVTQVEAVKADGKIDIIQKPGAQYEYVMFNFDGKNFPDNYGLFAGQKTRQAIAHALNRQGMVDNILKGIGALMNAPFLPDTWADPGDAAVNYDYNAETAKKLLAEDGWVAGKDGILTKDGHRFSFELQYNAGNSRREQVASVIQQNLKDVGIEVKPKAIDFAAWIDQNVTPGKFQALLLAWSLNTPDPDAESIFSSKYFPPAGQNSGWYKNEKLDKLWVDGYSTVDQAKRKEIYKEVGKEISTDLPYVFLYQYGQAIGTGPRVHWAEEDAPEPSLGYGQFFHAIKWWVTE; from the coding sequence ATGGCGAAAAAGAGAAAATGGTGGTCAGGTTTACTAGTCTTATCGTTGGTAGGGGTTCTATTCACAGGTTGCAGTACGAATAACACTGCGGGTTCTTCAACAAATGCGCCTGCAGCCACTACAGCTCCGGCAGAGAGTGCGGCTCCTGAGGCTACGGAAGCACCTGCGGCTGACGCGCCTGTTGACGGCGGAACACTAGTTACAAGCTCATTCTCCGATATTGTTAATATTAATCCCCTCTTAGTTAATGACACCGCGTCTGGTGATGTGGCCCAGTTCGTCTTCGCCAAGCTGTACAACCTGGACCGTGAAGGCAATGTACAGGCCGAGGATTGGTCGCTGGCTGCCGCGCTGCCGGAGATCTCTGAAGATGGCTTGACCTATACTGTGAAGCTGAAGGATACCGCCAAATGGAGTGACGGCCAGCCCGTCGTTGCAGATGATGTAATCTATACCATTGAAACGGCCAAGAATAAAGAGACAGGCTCGCCCCTGATCAGCCAATATGACAAGGTGAAGACCGTGGAGAAGGTCGATGACCACACGGTGAAATTCACAATGTCCCAGATTTACGCCCCATTCCTGTACGCCCTCGTTCAGGAGATTGTTCCGGCCCATGTCCTGAAGGATGTGAAGCCGACCGAAATGCAGAAGAACCCCTTCGGTACTGATCCGGCCAAGACCGTTACAAGCGGACCGTGGAAGTGGACAGCCTGGAAGCAAGGCGAGAGTCATACCATGGATGCTGATCCGAACTACTGGGGAACCGTGAAGCCTCATATCGCTCAGGTGATCTATAAGATCTATGCCGACCAGAACACTGAGGTTCAGGCCATTATGAAGGGTGACACAGACCATATCAGTGCGATTCCTGTAACCCAGGTAGAAGCAGTCAAGGCTGACGGCAAGATTGATATCATCCAGAAGCCGGGCGCGCAATATGAATATGTAATGTTCAACTTCGACGGCAAGAACTTCCCGGATAACTACGGTCTGTTCGCCGGACAGAAGACCAGACAGGCGATTGCCCATGCCCTGAACCGTCAGGGGATGGTGGACAATATCCTGAAGGGCATAGGCGCCCTGATGAATGCTCCGTTCCTGCCGGATACCTGGGCTGATCCGGGCGATGCAGCTGTGAACTATGATTACAATGCTGAGACGGCCAAGAAGCTCCTGGCTGAGGACGGATGGGTTGCCGGCAAGGATGGCATTCTTACCAAAGACGGACACCGGTTCTCCTTCGAGCTTCAATATAACGCCGGCAACAGCCGCCGTGAGCAGGTTGCCTCGGTTATTCAGCAGAACCTGAAGGATGTCGGCATTGAAGTGAAACCGAAGGCGATTGACTTCGCTGCCTGGATCGACCAGAACGTTACGCCGGGTAAATTCCAGGCGCTGCTGCTGGCATGGTCCCTGAATACACCAGACCCGGATGCAGAGAGCATTTTCTCCTCCAAGTACTTCCCGCCGGCTGGACAGAACAGCGGCTGGTATAAGAATGAGAAGCTGGATAAGCTGTGGGTAGACGGATATTCTACGGTAGATCAGGCTAAGCGCAAAGAAATCTACAAAGAAGTAGGTAAGGAAATCTCGACCGACCTTCCTTATGTCTTCCTGTATCAGTATGGTCAGGCGATCGGAACAGGACCTAGAGTGCACTGGGCAGAGGAGGATGCTCCAGAGCCGTCACTGGGCTATGGACAGTTCTTCCACGCTATCAAATGGTGGGTAACCGAGTAA
- a CDS encoding SprT family zinc-dependent metalloprotease → MQIQLEDQMVTLHVQYAKRKKLSVTVDGSDLITVKAPKGTSEETILGAVASLGPKILEKLRSNAAARQVPKVKAYEGGEEAFLYLGKEYALHELIGERQADAEELKLALKKFYTSSLKKIIADRIKPYQTQLRVKPKSVDIVESRTKWGSCSFDGKLTFNYRLAMAPPEVIDYVIIHELCHLLHMNHDRSFWRRLGSIMPDYKEKEAYLARQGQFMTL, encoded by the coding sequence ATGCAGATTCAACTAGAAGATCAGATGGTGACGTTACATGTCCAGTATGCCAAGCGCAAGAAGCTTTCCGTAACGGTGGACGGCTCGGATCTCATTACCGTTAAAGCGCCCAAGGGAACGAGTGAAGAGACGATCCTCGGTGCGGTAGCAAGTCTAGGCCCGAAGATTCTGGAGAAGCTGCGCAGCAATGCCGCGGCCCGGCAGGTGCCGAAGGTTAAGGCTTATGAGGGCGGCGAAGAAGCCTTCCTGTACTTGGGGAAGGAATATGCGCTGCATGAGCTGATTGGGGAGCGGCAGGCGGATGCGGAGGAGCTGAAGCTTGCGCTGAAGAAGTTCTATACATCCAGTCTGAAAAAAATCATCGCAGACCGCATCAAGCCCTATCAGACGCAGCTCAGAGTGAAGCCGAAGAGTGTCGATATTGTGGAATCGCGGACCAAGTGGGGGAGCTGCAGCTTTGACGGCAAGCTGACGTTCAACTATCGCCTGGCCATGGCGCCGCCTGAAGTGATCGACTATGTCATCATTCATGAGCTGTGTCATCTGCTGCATATGAATCATGACCGTTCCTTTTGGCGGCGCCTGGGAAGTATCATGCCGGACTATAAGGAGAAGGAAGCGTACCTGGCCCGGCAGGGGCAGTTTATGACGCTGTGA
- a CDS encoding SDR family oxidoreductase encodes MSNQYKIQDPVQQYEKATPEFQQQQPSPGLETKMHPRPDDGAGTYKGSGKLNGRKAVITGADSGIGRAVAIAFAREGADVVLAYLPEEEADAKEVVKLVEEAGRKAVALPGDLKDEKYCEQLIAKAVEELGGIDILANIAGKQQFVKDIADLTTEQFDATFKTNVYSLFWLCKAAVKHMKPGSTIINTSSIQAYEPSEILLDYATTKSAINTFSKAFAQQVAPKGIRVNVVAPGPVWTPLQVSGGQPEEVLKEFGAKTPLGRPGQPAEMAPAYVFLASQESSYVSGETLNANGGMPTP; translated from the coding sequence ATGAGTAATCAATATAAGATTCAAGATCCTGTGCAGCAATATGAAAAGGCTACACCTGAATTCCAGCAGCAGCAGCCCAGCCCCGGCCTGGAGACGAAGATGCATCCGCGTCCAGATGACGGGGCGGGTACCTACAAAGGCAGCGGAAAACTCAACGGACGAAAGGCTGTTATTACGGGAGCGGACAGCGGAATCGGGCGGGCGGTAGCGATTGCTTTTGCCCGTGAAGGCGCGGATGTGGTGCTGGCCTACCTGCCGGAGGAAGAAGCTGACGCGAAGGAAGTGGTTAAGCTTGTCGAGGAAGCCGGACGCAAGGCGGTGGCCCTGCCGGGTGATCTGAAGGACGAGAAGTACTGCGAGCAGTTGATTGCCAAGGCCGTAGAGGAGCTGGGCGGGATTGATATCCTGGCTAACATTGCCGGTAAGCAGCAGTTCGTGAAGGACATCGCAGATCTGACCACAGAGCAGTTCGATGCTACCTTCAAGACGAATGTCTACTCGCTGTTCTGGCTCTGCAAAGCAGCGGTGAAGCATATGAAGCCGGGCAGCACGATCATCAACACCTCATCCATTCAGGCCTATGAGCCTTCTGAGATTCTGCTGGATTATGCTACAACGAAGAGTGCGATCAACACCTTCAGCAAAGCGTTCGCCCAGCAGGTCGCACCTAAGGGAATCCGGGTGAACGTTGTCGCACCGGGACCGGTATGGACTCCGCTTCAGGTAAGCGGCGGACAGCCGGAGGAAGTCCTGAAGGAGTTCGGAGCCAAGACTCCGCTGGGACGCCCCGGCCAACCGGCTGAAATGGCCCCGGCTTATGTATTCCTGGCCAGCCAGGAATCAAGCTATGTCAGCGGCGAGACCCTGAATGCTAACGGCGGAATGCCGACACCATAA
- a CDS encoding ABC transporter ATP-binding protein, protein MAFVTVKDEYKRYKMGETLIVANDGIEFEIEKGEFAVIVGPSGAGKSTVLNILGGMDSADEGQVIVDGTDIARFSAKELTGYRRNDVGFVFQFYNLVPNLTTLENVELASQISPRALDARKVLEDVGLGARLNNFPAQLSGGEQQRVAIARALAKQPKLLLCDEPTGALDYNTGKQVLKLLQDTCRDTGTTVIVITHNLAIAPMADRVIEINNAKVRKMVKNPAPVSVEDIEW, encoded by the coding sequence ATGGCATTCGTAACGGTGAAGGACGAATATAAGCGCTATAAGATGGGGGAGACCCTGATTGTCGCCAATGACGGCATAGAGTTCGAGATTGAAAAGGGTGAATTTGCTGTAATAGTAGGGCCCAGCGGGGCGGGAAAATCAACGGTGCTTAACATACTGGGCGGCATGGATTCCGCCGACGAAGGCCAGGTCATTGTGGACGGTACTGACATCGCACGTTTCAGCGCCAAGGAATTGACCGGCTACCGCCGTAATGACGTGGGTTTCGTGTTTCAGTTCTATAATCTGGTCCCTAATCTGACCACCCTGGAGAATGTCGAGCTGGCTTCGCAGATCTCGCCCAGGGCGCTCGATGCCCGGAAGGTGCTGGAGGATGTGGGCCTTGGCGCGCGGCTGAATAACTTCCCGGCCCAGCTCTCGGGCGGGGAGCAGCAGCGCGTGGCTATTGCCAGAGCACTGGCGAAGCAGCCGAAGCTGCTGCTCTGTGATGAGCCGACAGGTGCGCTCGATTACAACACCGGTAAGCAGGTGCTTAAGCTGCTGCAGGATACCTGCCGCGACACCGGCACAACGGTGATTGTGATCACGCATAATCTGGCGATTGCTCCGATGGCCGACCGGGTCATTGAGATCAACAACGCCAAGGTACGGAAAATGGTGAAGAATCCAGCACCGGTATCCGTGGAAGATATCGAATGGTAA
- a CDS encoding ABC transporter permease yields MSPMPGGTDPEIPVVDMDRPPGPWRVLWKKFSRNPFAMGGLAVLLIFVLLAIFAPFLTSYGPEKIDLMFANLKPGAEGHPLGTDELGRDILSRLLYSARISLLIGFSVAFVSVLVGSVVGAISGYFGGFVDTVFMRIVDVMNSVPSLFLNILVMALFGTQIKFMILILAFTSWMSIARLVRGTFLQLREMQYVEAARAIGVSSWGIIFRHLLRNASFPIIVNATLMVGGAILSESALSYLGLGIQAPATSWGLMLSNAQEFMLIDPMQAVYPGFCILMVVLAVNFIGDGIRDALDPRQQVTKSRRRLEQWRKNYSKSGS; encoded by the coding sequence ATGAGTCCGATGCCGGGCGGGACCGACCCGGAAATTCCGGTGGTGGATATGGATAGACCTCCCGGCCCGTGGAGAGTGCTGTGGAAGAAGTTTTCACGCAATCCTTTTGCCATGGGCGGCTTGGCCGTCCTGCTTATCTTTGTGCTGCTGGCGATCTTCGCACCGTTTCTGACTTCCTATGGGCCGGAGAAGATTGATCTGATGTTCGCCAACCTGAAGCCGGGGGCGGAGGGGCATCCACTCGGCACCGACGAGCTGGGCCGCGATATTCTCAGCAGACTGCTGTACAGTGCGCGGATCTCGCTGCTTATCGGTTTCTCTGTTGCCTTTGTATCCGTACTGGTCGGATCGGTGGTCGGTGCGATCTCAGGTTACTTCGGAGGATTCGTGGATACGGTATTCATGCGGATTGTTGACGTCATGAACTCCGTGCCGTCCCTCTTCCTGAATATCCTGGTGATGGCGCTGTTCGGAACACAGATTAAATTCATGATCCTGATTCTGGCGTTCACGAGTTGGATGAGTATTGCCCGGCTGGTCCGGGGAACCTTCCTGCAGCTGCGGGAAATGCAGTATGTGGAGGCGGCCAGAGCAATCGGGGTATCCAGCTGGGGAATCATTTTCCGGCATCTGCTCCGCAATGCAAGCTTCCCGATCATTGTTAATGCCACGTTGATGGTCGGCGGCGCGATTCTCAGTGAATCCGCATTGTCCTATCTGGGGCTTGGTATCCAGGCTCCGGCTACGAGCTGGGGGCTGATGCTTAGCAACGCGCAGGAGTTCATGCTGATTGATCCGATGCAGGCGGTATATCCGGGCTTTTGCATCCTGATGGTGGTGCTGGCGGTTAACTTTATCGGCGACGGCATCCGGGATGCCCTTGATCCCAGACAGCAAGTGACCAAATCCCGGAGGAGGCTGGAACAATGGCGCAAAAACTACTCGAAATCCGGAAGCTAA
- a CDS encoding ABC transporter permease, whose translation MKKRALWKDVFREIGRTKARFLSIFAIIMLGVSFFSGIKSAGPDMLDTAATYYKDLRLMDLRVQSTYGLSEQGIEQLRGIPGVQTVQPVYSSDVFLGDSGLIAKVYSYTDKNELNGYKLTAGHLPAASGEIVLDEHLREQEKFKLGDSIIFGGEAGEKPEQSFRTKTYTVVGFAQSPQYIETANRGTSRIGKGTLDAFAVIPEGDFTLPVYTEAYLSFKDTAAETAYTPAYDTLVERHLTETEVALKDYPAQRLEELKEEAVAAAKQAAAQRGTQQQPQQQQAASAAQSQPELPKVYVADRTINPGYAEYKDNADRLSAIASAFPVFFFLIAALVSLTTMTRMVEEQRLQIGTLKALGYGAMDIMTKFLVYGTLASLAASITGLAVGFTFFPDLIYNAYSSLYNLPDVIKSFYPSYAVISIIVALVCTTMTAMIASRVELRSSASVLMRPKAPKSGQRILLERFTFLWRRLSFVQKVTARNLFRYKQRMFMTVIGVAGCTALILTGFGLKDSIGSIAERQFGGIMKYSALVALHDNATPADQASYMELIEQETAVTGTLNVLQEAMTARAKGVNDQEVRIFVPSDTAALASFVNLKDRSSGKPRVLSDEGAVITEKLAKLYDVAPGDTLTLLDSNNEPLQVKVAAVTENYVLHYVYMTPDYYTEVFGKEPVYNTQLLNYSGKDKAWESAFGEKLTANGQVALVSFSSGVGEAFEETMDSMDIVMVVLIVSAAALAFVVLYNLTNINVSERVRELSTIKVLGFYDKEVTLYIYRENILLTLLGILSGSALGVILHRFVLSTAELDATMFAPLIKWQSYIYAALLTLLFSGIVMAFMHIKLKRIHMIEALKSVE comes from the coding sequence ATGAAGAAACGGGCACTATGGAAGGATGTTTTTCGGGAGATCGGCCGCACCAAGGCAAGGTTCCTCTCGATCTTTGCGATTATTATGCTGGGGGTCAGCTTCTTCTCCGGGATCAAGTCGGCCGGGCCGGATATGCTGGACACCGCAGCAACGTATTATAAGGATCTGCGGCTGATGGATCTGAGGGTCCAGTCCACTTATGGCCTGTCGGAGCAAGGGATTGAGCAGCTGCGGGGCATACCTGGAGTGCAGACGGTTCAGCCTGTATACAGCTCTGATGTCTTTCTTGGCGACAGCGGGCTGATTGCCAAGGTCTATTCATATACAGACAAGAATGAACTGAACGGCTACAAGCTCACCGCCGGGCATCTCCCGGCAGCCTCCGGAGAGATTGTACTGGATGAACACCTGCGCGAACAGGAGAAATTCAAGCTTGGCGATTCCATTATCTTCGGCGGAGAGGCCGGAGAGAAGCCCGAACAGAGTTTCCGGACCAAGACCTATACTGTAGTAGGCTTCGCGCAGAGTCCGCAGTATATTGAGACCGCGAACCGCGGAACCAGCCGCATCGGCAAAGGGACCCTTGATGCGTTCGCCGTCATCCCGGAAGGGGATTTCACACTTCCGGTATATACGGAGGCCTATCTCAGCTTCAAGGATACGGCTGCGGAGACGGCCTATACTCCGGCCTACGACACGTTGGTTGAGCGCCACCTCACAGAGACAGAGGTAGCGCTGAAGGATTACCCGGCACAGCGCCTGGAAGAGCTGAAGGAGGAGGCGGTAGCGGCGGCCAAGCAGGCTGCGGCTCAGCGGGGGACGCAACAGCAGCCGCAACAACAACAGGCAGCATCCGCGGCACAGAGCCAGCCGGAGCTGCCCAAGGTATATGTGGCTGATCGCACGATTAACCCGGGATACGCCGAATACAAGGATAATGCGGACCGTTTGTCCGCGATTGCGTCGGCTTTTCCGGTATTCTTTTTCCTGATCGCAGCACTTGTCAGCTTAACGACAATGACCCGCATGGTGGAGGAGCAGCGGCTCCAGATCGGGACGTTGAAAGCACTCGGATACGGCGCTATGGACATTATGACCAAGTTTCTGGTATACGGAACACTCGCCAGCCTTGCGGCATCTATTACGGGTCTGGCGGTCGGCTTCACGTTCTTCCCGGACCTTATCTATAATGCTTACAGCTCGCTCTATAACCTGCCTGATGTGATCAAGAGCTTCTACCCTTCTTACGCTGTTATTTCCATCATCGTGGCGCTGGTCTGTACAACGATGACGGCGATGATTGCTTCCCGGGTGGAGCTGCGGAGTAGCGCCTCTGTGCTGATGCGGCCCAAGGCACCGAAGAGCGGGCAGCGTATCCTGCTGGAGCGCTTCACCTTCCTGTGGAGAAGGCTCAGCTTCGTGCAAAAGGTCACGGCCCGCAACCTGTTCCGCTACAAGCAGCGGATGTTCATGACCGTTATCGGGGTGGCAGGCTGTACCGCGCTGATCCTGACCGGCTTTGGGCTGAAGGATTCCATCGGCAGCATCGCTGAACGGCAGTTCGGCGGGATTATGAAATACAGCGCCCTGGTAGCTCTGCATGATAATGCAACTCCTGCAGATCAAGCTTCCTATATGGAGCTGATTGAACAGGAGACTGCAGTTACAGGCACGCTGAATGTGCTGCAGGAGGCTATGACGGCCCGGGCCAAAGGCGTGAACGACCAGGAAGTGCGGATCTTTGTTCCCTCAGATACAGCTGCACTGGCGTCTTTCGTTAATCTTAAGGACCGCAGCAGCGGTAAGCCGAGAGTACTCAGTGACGAGGGCGCGGTCATTACTGAGAAGCTGGCTAAGCTGTATGATGTTGCTCCAGGGGATACGTTGACGCTTCTGGACAGCAACAATGAGCCATTGCAGGTCAAGGTAGCGGCGGTCACTGAGAACTATGTACTGCATTATGTATACATGACCCCGGATTACTACACGGAGGTGTTCGGCAAGGAGCCGGTCTATAATACTCAATTATTGAATTACAGCGGCAAGGATAAAGCGTGGGAGAGCGCCTTCGGGGAGAAGCTGACTGCGAATGGACAGGTGGCCTTGGTCAGCTTTTCCAGCGGTGTGGGAGAAGCCTTCGAGGAAACTATGGACAGTATGGATATCGTCATGGTGGTGCTGATTGTCTCTGCTGCCGCGCTGGCCTTCGTAGTTCTGTACAACTTGACCAATATTAACGTGTCCGAGCGGGTCCGCGAGTTGTCTACGATTAAGGTGCTCGGCTTCTATGATAAGGAAGTCACACTCTATATTTACCGGGAAAATATTCTGTTAACGCTGCTCGGCATCTTGTCCGGCAGTGCCCTGGGTGTGATCCTGCACCGGTTCGTCCTGTCGACCGCAGAGCTGGATGCCACCATGTTCGCTCCGCTCATCAAGTGGCAGAGCTATATCTATGCAGCGCTGCTGACATTACTATTCTCAGGGATCGTAATGGCTTTCATGCATATCAAGCTCAAGCGGATTCATATGATTGAAGCGCTGAAGTCGGTAGAGTAG
- a CDS encoding ABC transporter ATP-binding protein has translation MMNKTLSKPDRKVAVSSEVLVEVKDIKKYFPITKGLLNRTVGQVKAVDGVNLAIRQGETFGLVGESGCGKSTFGRVLLRLQSATGGQVLFKGQDIHSLGSRDMRKLREEMQIIFQDPFGSLNPRFLVKDIIGEPLRIHWKMSGKEIDARVVELMELVGLDASRRNRYPHEFSGGQRQRIGIARAIALNPQFIVADEAVSALDVSVQSQVINLLMKLQKELGLTFLFIAHGLNVVRHISDRVGVMYLGKLVEVGETEELFAAPLHPYTAALLSAIPKPTPRRKQERIMLEGDVPSPANPPSGCRFHTRCPFVQDKCRLVEPLLEEVLPGRPVACHFPLLPKS, from the coding sequence ATGATGAACAAGACATTGTCCAAGCCGGACCGTAAAGTAGCAGTCTCCTCGGAAGTGCTGGTGGAGGTTAAGGATATTAAGAAGTATTTTCCGATCACCAAGGGCCTGCTTAACCGGACCGTCGGGCAGGTGAAGGCGGTAGATGGAGTCAATCTGGCGATCCGCCAAGGTGAAACGTTCGGGCTGGTCGGGGAATCCGGCTGCGGCAAATCAACCTTCGGACGGGTTCTCCTCCGGCTGCAAAGTGCGACCGGGGGGCAGGTGTTATTCAAGGGCCAGGATATCCATTCGCTGGGTTCGCGTGACATGCGGAAGCTGCGGGAAGAGATGCAGATCATTTTCCAGGACCCGTTCGGGTCGCTCAATCCGCGCTTTCTCGTCAAGGATATTATCGGCGAACCGCTGCGCATTCACTGGAAGATGTCCGGCAAGGAGATCGATGCCCGGGTGGTGGAGCTGATGGAGCTGGTGGGTCTGGATGCCAGCCGCCGGAACCGCTACCCGCATGAATTCTCCGGGGGACAACGCCAGCGCATTGGCATCGCCCGGGCGATTGCACTGAATCCGCAGTTTATTGTGGCCGATGAGGCCGTGTCTGCGCTGGACGTATCCGTGCAATCCCAGGTCATTAACCTGCTGATGAAGCTGCAGAAGGAACTGGGCCTAACCTTTCTGTTCATCGCACATGGTCTTAACGTAGTCCGGCATATTTCTGACCGCGTTGGGGTCATGTACCTGGGCAAGCTGGTGGAGGTGGGAGAGACGGAAGAGCTGTTCGCGGCTCCGCTGCATCCGTATACTGCCGCCCTGCTCTCGGCTATTCCCAAGCCTACGCCAAGGCGCAAGCAGGAGCGTATTATGCTGGAGGGGGATGTGCCCTCGCCGGCCAATCCGCCCTCCGGCTGCCGGTTCCATACCCGCTGCCCGTTCGTTCAGGACAAATGCCGCTTAGTGGAGCCGCTGCTGGAAGAGGTCCTGCCGGGCCGTCCGGTAGCTTGTCATTTCCCGTTGCTTCCCAAATCCTGA